In Vanessa atalanta chromosome 17, ilVanAtal1.2, whole genome shotgun sequence, one DNA window encodes the following:
- the LOC125070658 gene encoding glutamate receptor ionotropic, NMDA 3A-like, producing the protein MVYFEHTTTIIILLNISYICANLEVENDENIKHNDVIKSAVEIANKNFEYRISTVIISHDVEESILNQFIKFYRGTVTLERNDKVPTKQVVILIESYLSLIRILGKLKPDLKGKTMLHSDAYYIIVVLSYPHRLRRIYSLLWGYYATNVVTVVTNKDKRIALFTYYPYKNHLNCQNLEPTLIGFWGDGEVMEKDLFPDKMINMNGCPLYISTNKLYHPATEQKIPLEIIKRAIIRYLRDIMNFTPILSSRDFLSIDSDGAKNWSETLDDILTGSANISTCSIAPGMDRVGILDYSVPYFRISLAWLAPPLAPGPIWWRLFSPLNGYLWLILLLVILFVKSIPFTLNFKRIKMFCFKNFKHADKLHGVVIRIWAVLMGQPIRVEPKRFRDFYILSLWIWFTFVVRSAYQSVLIGALKSDVIVGNFIDLKDACNNGYKFGGRAGVLAHFEHDTFIRENFEVVPEREFENVFQEVLGGKKKFIIALSLEYVKAYCMSQGINENECGYILPDSIMKIPLVIWMGKNSAFMRPLSLWLIRLLESGLLEKDTVKMSSKTTMKVLEPSALNNKQVFSCILCLLLGYLVSGIVFIFEIIKFKSDKTGILKESKKIMI; encoded by the exons ATGGTCTATTTTGAGCACACTACgactattataatacttttgaaCATTAGTTATATATGTGCAAATTTGGAAGTAgaaaatgatgaaaatataaagCATAATGATGTTATAAAAAGTGCTGTAGAAATCGCTAATAAGAATTTTGAATACCGAATATCTACCGTGATAATATCACACGATGTAGAAgaatcaattttaaatcaattcattAAGTTCTATCGTGGAACAGTTACTTTGGAGAGGAATGATAAGGTACCAACGAAACAGGTAGTAATTTTAATCGAATCATATTTGTCGCTTATAAGAATACTCGGAAAATTGAAACCAGATCTAAAAGGGAAGACCATGCTCCACAGCGATGCGTATTACATAATAGTTGTTCTCTCCTATCCACATAGGCTACGGCGTATATATAGCCTTCTTTGGGGTTACTATGCTACTAATGTGGTAACTGTGGTCACTAATAAAGACAAACGAATAGCATTGTTTACTTATTACCCgtacaaaaatcatttaaactGCCAAAATTTGGAACCTACTCTCATTGGCTTTTGGGGCGACGGTGAAGTAATGGAAAAAGATTTATTTCCAGATAAGATGATTAACATGAACGGTTGTCCTCTTTACATATCAACCAATAAACTATATCATCCAGCAACAGAGCAGAAAATtcctttagaaataattaaaagagcTATAATACGGTACCTCAGGGACATCATGAATTTCACGCCCATTCTTTCAAGCAGAGATTTTCTCAGCATCGACTCGGATGGAGCCAAGAATTGGTCTGAAACTTTAGATGACATCTTAACGGGTAGCGCTAATATCTCAACTTGTAGCATTGCACCTGGAATGGATAGAGTGGGCATATTAGACTACTCGGTACCATATTTTAGAATCAGTTTAGCATGGCTAGCACCGCCTCTAGCCCCAGGACCAATTTGGTGGCGTCTATTTTCACCATTAAACGGATATTTATGGCTCATACTTTTACTCGTTATACTCTTTGTTAAATCAATACCGTTCACTTTGAACTTTAAACGTATTAAGATGTTTtgctttaagaattttaaacatGCGGATAAATTGCACGGTGTAGTTATAAGAATTTGGGCTGTTTTAATGGGTCAGCCAATTAGGGTTGAGCCGAAGCGTTTTAGAGATTTCTATATCCTGAGTCTTTGGATATGGTTTACATTTGTAGTAAGAAGTGCCTACCAAAGTGTCCTCATCGGAGCTCTGAAATCGGATGTTATAGTtggtaattttattgatttgaaagATGCTTGCAATAATGGATACAAGTTTGGAGGCAGAGCGGGCGTATTAGCTCATTTTGAACATGATACCTTTATACGTGAAAACTTTGAAGTTGTACCTGAGAGGGAGTTCGAAAATGTTTTCCAAGAAGTTTTAGGAGgcaagaaaaagttcattattgcCCTGTCACTCGAATACGTAAAGGCGTATTGCATGTCTCAAGGGATAAATGAAAACGAATGTGGCTATATCCTTCCCGATTCTATCATGAAAATTCCCTTAGTAATATGGATGGGTAAAAATTCAGCTTTTATGAGGCCACTATCTCTGTGGCTCATACGTCTTTTGGAAAGTGGCTTGTTAGAAAAAGATACTGTAAAGATGTCTAGCAAAACTACCATGAAAGTACTCGAACCAAGTGCTTTGAATAATAAACAAGTATTTAGTTGCATTTTGTGTCTTTTACTTGGATATTTAGTATCAGGAATAGTATTCATATTTGagatcattaaatttaaaagtgataAGACCGGTATATTGAAGGAGTCGAAGAAAATAATG atataa